From a region of the Notolabrus celidotus isolate fNotCel1 chromosome 14, fNotCel1.pri, whole genome shotgun sequence genome:
- the LOC117825457 gene encoding lysophosphatidic acid receptor 6-like — MLNNASTENGTKTSNPTYAVVFGSVIAVGFPLNAVALWILIRCHSLKSPSVVFMVNLAISDLLLVISLPMRVYFYATGIWPLNNLACICFTMLFRNNIRSSAFFITFICVDRLLAVVYPLRSRHLRTSSNAWKAAAVVWLLVLLMNIPESVSFSRFLNNLTESSCFEFQNPQKSAMQFIQPMLVFGMLAVNIVCTALVSWTLNRHLNDSARVNNKANVMLIFVMNLIMFMVFFLPVSLGILIGRWRPFCTPLICLASVNCCLDPLLYYFSFDGFWRKREDGDSSLGENSRR; from the coding sequence ATGTTAAACAACGCTTCAACAGaaaatggaacaaaaacaagtaacCCAACATATGCTGTGGTGTTTGGATCTGTGATAGCAGTGGGTTTTCCTCTCAATGCTGTGGCACTGTGGATTCTGATACGCTGCCACAGCCTCAAGTCACCCAGTGTTGTCTTCATGGTCAACCTGGCAATCTCAGATCTGCTGCTCGTCATCTCTTTACCCATGAGGGTTTACTTTTACGCCACAGGAATCTGGCCTCTGAACAACCTTGCATGCATTTGTTTCACTATGCTCTTTCGCAACAACATTCGCTCAAGCGCCTTCTTCATCACCTTCATCTGTGTGGACCGGCTGCTGGCTGTGGTTTATCCGCTGAGATCTCGTCACCTTCGGACCTCGTCTAACGCCTGGAAAGCTGCTGCAGTCGTTTGGCTGCTTGTCCTGTTGATGAACATCCCAGAGAGTGTGTCCTTTTCAAggtttttaaataacttaacTGAATCGTCCTGCTTTGAATTTCAGAATCCTCAAAAATCAGCAATGCAATTCATTCAGCCTATGTTAGTGTTCGGCATGCTGGCAGTCAACATTGTGTGCACTGCTCTGGTGTCTTGGACTCTCAACAGACATCTGAATGACTCTGCAAGGGTCAACAACAAGGCAAATGTCATGCTGATCTTTGTCATGAACTTGATAATGTTCATGGTGTTTTTCCTGCCTGTATCATTGGGTATTCTCATTGGAAGATGGAGACCTTTTTGCACACCCCTCATATGCCTTGCAAGTGTGAACTGCTGTCTGGATCCTTTGTTGTATTACTTTTCTTTTGATGGCTtctggaggaaaagagaggatggGGATTCCTCCCTTGGAGAGAACAGTAGGAGataa